The following are encoded in a window of Ictalurus punctatus breed USDA103 chromosome 13, Coco_2.0, whole genome shotgun sequence genomic DNA:
- the LOC108273509 gene encoding transmembrane protein 100 encodes MGCSSGRLPCQPPASAQLPTLDPDSNLLHDGRAPPTTPKTPENLSTLDRLTQATGGTEKSWYRCVFPFGVISLVIGMAGTGVTFTFNTLLQTKVVSLVLLVVGFVMLLVAAACWRVHRAKRKEKKEGVFFSAEQNTL; translated from the coding sequence ATGGGCTGCTCATCCGGCCGTCTGCCCTGTCAGCCTCCAGCCAGTGCACAGCTGCCCACACTGGACCCGGACTCCAACCTGCTCCATGATGGAAGAGCACCCCCCACCACCCCTAAAACTCCAGAGAACCTCTCCACATTAGACCGGCTGACGCAGGCAACAGGTGGCACAGAAAAGTCCTGGTACCGCTGTGTGTTTCCCTTTGGAGTCATCTCGCTAGTGATTGGCATGGCAGGCACAGGTGTCACCTTCACCTTCAACACCCTGCTTCAAACCAAAGTGGTGTCCCTGGTGTTGCTGGTAGTTGGCTTTGTCATGCTGCTAGTGGCAGCTGCCTGTTGGAGGGTCCATAGGGCaaagaggaaggagaagaaggaaggaGTTTTCTTCAGTGCTGAGCAGAACACACTATAA